Genomic segment of Vibrio natriegens NBRC 15636 = ATCC 14048 = DSM 759:
TTGAATTCTAAACCATAAGCTGATTTACAGTCTCTAGTGAAGAAGTCGTTATGTGCTTTATACCACCACTCATAGGTGCCATCTCCTTCCCCCTCAGATTCAGCGAATTCTCGACTAACCTGTCCAAAGGGACAAAAGTCCACATTGGTTATTTTTACTATACAAACCGGGTTCTTTTCCCAGTCAAGCACGATTTGGTACTGCCCTACTTTAGGAAACTCCTCACCTTCAATACGGTACGCT
This window contains:
- a CDS encoding ASCH domain-containing protein, encoding MDARYVDYFQAYASTLSEFQLAEIGELETTYFCDDEYNTNECARLVSIGQKRATCSVKEAYRIEGEEFPKVGQYQIVLDWEKNPVCIVKITNVDFCPFGQVSREFAESEGEGDGTYEWWYKAHNDFFTRDCKSAYGLEFNDSTELVLVTFELVHK